Genomic segment of Triticum urartu cultivar G1812 unplaced genomic scaffold, Tu2.1 TuUngrouped_contig_5659, whole genome shotgun sequence:
GGCGGGAGGGGATTTTTTTTTCTATTATCTAATCACCACTAGTCATATATGCCCGTGTTTCCCAGTTGTGGCCATTTTTATTCAGACTTGCTAGTTGCTACCTTGTACCGCCTTTTGGTAAAAACCAAACAAAACGTTTGTGTGCATCTCAAATGATATAGTGGTCAGGGGTATAACCACCTTTTCGAGGAAAAACATGTTGGTGCAATGTTTCTTTTATAAGGAGATCCCTTTGTCCTAATTTTTCTTGGCAACCAATTGCTTGGTTTCATTCTTTTGCACCAACTCGCTTGGAATGGAACGAATGGAACATGGGGGCATATGAACCCGTTTTTTAAGTTAGTAATTTTAAAAATGGTCAAAAAATAATGAAAACTGCTGGCAACAAATTTGATGAAATGTTACACTCATGTAAAAATTTTAGGGATGAAATGACTTCCGTTATATTGTACAGGATAAAGTCAAAATCAACACTATATTAGAGGTACTAGTCACTCTATATTGTCATGGACAATTTGTTTTTATGCTCAGATTCTTTATGGGGATTCTTTTGTTGTACGTTTTTTTATGAGTAGGCCGACATGTCAAGTTTGTTTGAAAAAGGTATCGAAGATTATTGACTTTTTTCCTGAATTGCTAAAAAAGATCCTAGAAAATAGTTTATGGGGTTCGTCTAGAACTAGTTGTATCCTCATATTTTCTCAACTTGCTCCCACTTCTTTTCCACTTCCAATAATGGAAGGGGACCGGTCCGGTTGGGATACACAAGTGAGTAGTTAGTTCCAGTAGGTTTTTTTCTCACAGAAAACACAAAGCTGGCGTCTCACAGCAATGGCAGAAAAAAGGAAGAATATCATATGGAAATCAATATTCAATGAAAACTTCGTGAaaaccatattttaaagtttcaaaaaaatctgaaaaataTGGGATGTTAACAAGGTGATGTTTTATTGctacacaaaatttcaagttgaaaaacattacgagatgtgagctatgaaaaagacaaattcagcCCTGAATAGTGACATTACTATTTGGCACTAGTCAACGctgattttgtctttttcatagctcacatcttgTAATGTGTTTTAATTTGAAattttgtgtggcaataaaacatcatcctcttaacatcccacatttttttcaaatttttttgaaacttcaaaacatCTTTTTCTCGTGGTTTTCACCGGTTTCAGTACAGAGAGGATCTGGTCAGAGTGTTCAAGCCAATTCCAGGATGTGTCTAGGTCTTGGTCGACTGAGTCTTAACCAAGTCTCAGCCAAGTGATATAGTATatgaaaagaaaaaggaaaaactgAAAAGAACTTTTTGTACAAATCTTAATGCAAGATCAATGAAATATAACATCGACTGAGACATAACGAAGTCTAAGTCGACTGAGACTTAGCAAAACTGTTCCAATTAATGCATTCGGAGCGCCATATTCAGCAACTTTGTCCAATGCAACAGTTTGTATACAGTTGATGCGCGCGTTCGCTTAGGGCATCTCCCAATTGTGTTAAGTTATTTGGCCCCTACTGCCAGTCTGCCATCTCCTCTTTACTTGTATATAATTGATTCTTTGTTGGTTTTCAATGAATAAATAAAGGGGTTGGAGAGTTTAAATCAATGACATATGATTTAGATGTGCAATATTTATGGCACATCTaaatgtgctttagcaaaactgtttAAATAAAGAGAGACTGTGTTAAATTATTCATCCAGTTCTAACCTGTTAAGATTTTATAATACGGAGTAGTACTAGATAAATTCATATTGCATTGATTGTATACATAACATACCACGGAATTATGTAGTTCTTTTACAGTATATATGAACTACTCCATAGTGTGAGTAGTGTGAAATGATACACGAATACACAATAATAATGTTAACATAACGAACCATAATGCAATAGAAAGACAAATAGTGCAGGAGCTCGCAGTGTGCAGGTgtatatatatagtggttttAGGGCTTAATTCCGGCCCTTGTTCATCAGCTCCAACGCCGACGTGACGAGGGAGCGGACGCTGGTGGCGCGGCGGCTGAGCCCGACGCTCCCGGAGAAGACGTTGAAGCACTCCAGCTGCGAGGTGGTCCCCGCCACGCACCTCAGCTCGCTCTCCATCCCGAGCTCCACGAACAGGGCCACGTAGCGCGCGTCCAACCGCATCATGGCCATGGCGAGCTCGATGGTGTACCGCCGGATCCGGGGTACATCCATGGACGGGCGGCTGTAGTCCCGCAGCACCTGCACCAGCGTCCTTGCCAGCACCGTGTCCACTACCCTCGCCGCGGCGAGCCTCGCGCCGAGTTCCCCGGGCTCCATGTACGGGAGCATCTGCGCCGCCAGCCCGATGAAGATGCTGAGGACCTTGGCCTTCTCCACCGTGATGGACCTAAGTACCTTGGCGGCGCCGGCGGTGACCCCTCTCAGCGGGATCTGCCACTCGTCGCCGGCGTAGGAGCACAAGTTGCGCATGATCCTTGCGGCGCCGACTGCGACGATGGGGTCCTTCAGAGCGTCGACAAGCCGCCAGACCCCTCCGCCGAGAGCCATTATGATCTCCCCGCAGTTCTTCTTGTTCTCGAGAGCCAGCATGGCGAGCGCCTCGCCGGCCTCCACTCGGACAGCGTCCGTCGTTTGACACTCCTTCGTCGCAAGCCCCGCAGGCAAGAACATGGCGACTAGCACGCTGATCACGCTCCCCGTCTCGCCAATGATCTCCCTGGCCTCATCGTCCATGGTGAGACTCGTGAGTATCTCGATGGCCATCTGGTGCAGCTCCAACTGGACATCTTTGTCGTGCCGCTGCAGGACCTCCCTGACGTTGCTCACGGTGAAAACAATGTCGGTGAGCTCCCGTCGGAGCAGCTTCCCGGTGTTCCCCATCGTGCTGGCCAGCCTCTTCACCACGCGCAGCGACTGCTTCACCGCCTTGATCCTCATGTCCCCGGGCACCGTCGTCGCCAGCGCATGGTCGATGTTGGAGTAGGAGATGATCTTGTCGAGGAGGCCCCTGGTCTTGCCGATCTTGTCGCAGTTGTCGTGGTCGTGCGCCAGATTGTTGAGGATGGAGAGACCGAGGATGTTGAGCTCGTCGAGGTCGGCGTAGAGGAGCGACGCGACGGACTCGATGGCACAGGAGATGCCGATGACTTGTAGCAGGATGAGCTTCCTCCCGGTGAGCATGGACACGACGACGGCCGCCGAGCGCCGGACATCGCGCTCCGAGGAGTCCTTCCAGCTGAGCATCTTGATGAGGCGCTCGATGGTGGGCGCGGAGACGCCGATCCTGCGGAGCGTGGCTTCGGCGAAGCGGTCGGACTCGGCGAGCGCGACGAGGATGCCGGCGCCAAGGCTCTGCTCGTCGTGCGAGCCCGCAGTGATGAGGTCGTCGGCGTAGGAGACGAGGCACATGTGGAGGCCATCCAAGATGCTGCCGTTGAGGCAGCGCGAGTAGGAGTCGTAGAAGAAGCGGCGTACGGCGACCTGGCCGTAGGCACCGGcgagattgcagtcgtcggcgacgccctggaggaggcggcggtggccCACCTTCCACTCCCATAGCGCCTTCTCGACAAGGAACAGCAGCGCCTCGGCGAGCGCGAGGCCGTAGAAGATGTTGAGCGCTGCGGCACGGTTGGAGCGGGCGTCCTCGGTGCCGCCGTAGTGCTGGTGGATGAGGCGGACGAGGGAGAGGGAGACGCACGCCGACGCGGAGAGCAGCTGCATCCAGAAGAAGGCGCGGACGGCGGCGCGGGAGGCGGGGCGGGTCCGGCTGGCCTGGTGGGGCTGCCACTCCAGCTCGTGGCTGCGTCCCAAGATGCGGGTGCCCTCGACGAGGAGAAGGCCCGTGATGCACCAGAAGTCGGTTGGGCTCAGGGTGATGGCGAAGCCGGCGAGCAGCACGACCGTAGCCCAGATGAAGGCCAGCGTGCCCAGCCGGCTCGCCGCCTTCTCGAGCACGGCCAGCTGCAGGGCCAGCACGGTGAGACGGCGCTCCGGCGACAGTGATGCATCATCGGCGGTGGTGCGGGAGCGGGTGGTGCGCGGGTTCGGCGTGGCCTTCTGCGGCTCGAACAGAGTGGGCAGCTGGTCGGGGATCTTGATGCGGATGCTCGGGGCGGCGAAGCTCCGGGAAGcgaaggtagc
This window contains:
- the LOC125529519 gene encoding uncharacterized protein LOC125529519; amino-acid sequence: MDRRATFASRSFAAPSIRIKIPDQLPTLFEPQKATPNPRTTRSRTTADDASLSPERRLTVLALQLAVLEKAASRLGTLAFIWATVVLLAGFAITLSPTDFWCITGLLLVEGTRILGRSHELEWQPHQASRTRPASRAAVRAFFWMQLLSASACVSLSLVRLIHQHYGGTEDARSNRAAALNIFYGLALAEALLFLVEKALWEWKVGHRRLLQGVADDCNLAGAYGQVAVRRFFYDSYSRCLNGSILDGLHMCLVSYADDLITAGSHDEQSLGAGILVALAESDRFAEATLRRIGVSAPTIERLIKMLSWKDSSERDVRRSAAVVVSMLTGRKLILLQVIGISCAIESVASLLYADLDELNILGLSILNNLAHDHDNCDKIGKTRGLLDKIISYSNIDHALATTVPGDMRIKAVKQSLRVVKRLASTMGNTGKLLRRELTDIVFTVSNVREVLQRHDKDVQLELHQMAIEILTSLTMDDEAREIIGETGSVISVLVAMFLPAGLATKECQTTDAVRVEAGEALAMLALENKKNCGEIIMALGGGVWRLVDALKDPIVAVGAARIMRNLCSYAGDEWQIPLRGVTAGAAKVLRSITVEKAKVLSIFIGLAAQMLPYMEPGELGARLAAARVVDTVLARTLVQVLRDYSRPSMDVPRIRRYTIELAMAMMRLDARYVALFVELGMESELRCVAGTTSQLECFNVFSGSVGLSRRATSVRSLVTSALELMNKGRN